The Flavobacterium jumunjinense genome includes a region encoding these proteins:
- the gwsS gene encoding grasp-with-spasm system SPASM domain peptide maturase → MIDKDKYFKFYNSCIPVKGFNRTAIYDLQRSELYFISNSLTDMLQDYFDKKIEVIYEDYLDYEELVTRNLNYLIENELIFLTDEPNHFLDLDLEKDYLFLSDIVFLEIDDLQDFKIKLLNEIDNLGCIQLVLLSKSNMKFDVIEQVLEILKKSKLNVVSLISEYSKDSLDIEHFFARFPRLRDVNFFNAPNDIVSNNQWINFYPGSCNEFLSKQISGINDLVPNLDAFMEAKNYNLFFNRKVYINNKGDVKNYINHEKVFGNIEKDVISEIIASNSFQELWKINKDMIEVCNVCEFRYICPDNRIPIQKNKKYFHENTCNYDPKTNNWK, encoded by the coding sequence ATGATTGATAAAGATAAATATTTTAAATTTTACAATTCTTGTATTCCTGTGAAAGGATTTAATAGAACTGCTATATATGACCTTCAAAGGTCGGAACTATATTTTATTTCCAATTCTTTGACAGATATGTTACAAGATTATTTTGATAAAAAAATAGAAGTTATATATGAAGATTATTTAGATTATGAAGAGTTAGTTACAAGGAATCTAAACTATTTAATCGAAAATGAGCTTATTTTTCTTACTGATGAACCCAATCACTTTTTAGATTTAGATTTAGAAAAGGATTATTTGTTTTTAAGTGATATTGTTTTTTTAGAAATTGACGATTTACAGGATTTTAAGATTAAATTATTAAATGAAATTGATAATTTAGGATGTATACAATTGGTTTTGCTGTCAAAATCAAATATGAAATTCGATGTGATTGAACAAGTACTTGAAATTTTAAAGAAATCTAAATTAAATGTAGTAAGTCTTATTTCCGAATATTCAAAAGATAGTTTAGATATAGAGCATTTTTTTGCTAGGTTTCCTAGGCTAAGAGATGTCAATTTCTTTAACGCTCCTAATGATATAGTCTCCAATAATCAATGGATTAATTTTTATCCAGGTAGTTGTAATGAATTTTTATCAAAACAGATTAGTGGTATAAATGATTTAGTCCCAAATCTTGATGCGTTCATGGAAGCTAAGAATTATAATTTGTTTTTTAATAGAAAAGTCTACATAAATAATAAAGGAGACGTTAAGAATTATATTAATCATGAAAAGGTTTTTGGGAATATTGAAAAAGACGTAATATCTGAAATTATCGCTTCAAATTCCTTTCAAGAATTATGGAAAATTAATAAAGATATGATTGAAGTTTGTAACGTTTGTGAATTCAGATATATTTGTCCTGATAATAGAATTCCTATTCAAAAGAACAAAAAATATTTTCATGAAAACACATGTAATTATGACCCTAAAACAAATAATTGGAAATAA